In Devosia sp. XK-2, one DNA window encodes the following:
- the prfB gene encoding peptide chain release factor 2 (programmed frameshift), with amino-acid sequence MRTEIEKTVAEIEQVLTLLRRHLDWDTAQLRLDALNAQTESPDFWNDPEKARVTMRERDELDVAVKTVRELEAGIRDNSELIELGEGEGDEEIVRDAENALIELRQTARRTQIETLLSGEVDGNDCYVEIHSGAGGTESQDWASMLLRMYTRWAEARKMKVETIEMHDGEEAGIKSATILVKGHNAYGWMKTESGVHRLVRISPYDSAARRHTSFSSVWVYPVVDDNIDIEIREADLKIDTYRASGAGGQHVNTTDSAIRITHVPTGIIVACQQERSQHKNRATAMNMLKARLYEMELQKREEAANAQAASKTEIGWGHQIRSYVLQPYQMVKDLRTGVESGQPSVVLDGDLDDFMEAALAQRVGVATDVAAED; translated from the exons ATGCGCACGGAAATCGAAAAGACCGTCGCCGAAATCGAGCAGGTTCTGACCCTGCTGAGGAGGCATCTT GACTGGGATACAGCTCAACTCCGTCTCGACGCGCTAAACGCGCAAACCGAATCTCCCGATTTCTGGAACGATCCTGAAAAGGCCCGCGTCACCATGCGCGAGCGCGACGAGCTCGACGTTGCCGTGAAGACGGTGCGTGAGCTTGAGGCCGGCATCAGGGATAATTCCGAACTCATCGAACTGGGTGAGGGCGAGGGCGACGAGGAGATCGTGCGCGACGCGGAAAATGCCCTGATCGAACTCAGACAAACGGCGCGACGCACCCAGATCGAAACGTTGCTGTCCGGCGAAGTCGACGGCAATGATTGCTATGTCGAAATCCACTCGGGCGCCGGCGGCACCGAGAGCCAGGACTGGGCGAGCATGCTCTTGCGCATGTATACGCGCTGGGCCGAAGCCCGGAAGATGAAGGTCGAAACCATCGAAATGCACGATGGTGAAGAGGCCGGCATCAAGTCCGCGACCATTCTGGTCAAGGGCCACAATGCCTATGGCTGGATGAAGACTGAAAGCGGTGTGCACCGCCTGGTCCGTATTAGTCCCTACGATTCGGCCGCTCGCCGTCATACGAGTTTTTCGAGCGTCTGGGTCTATCCGGTGGTTGACGACAATATCGACATTGAAATCCGCGAAGCCGATCTCAAGATCGATACCTATCGGGCCTCCGGCGCCGGTGGTCAGCACGTCAACACCACCGACTCGGCCATCCGCATCACCCATGTGCCCACCGGTATTATCGTGGCCTGCCAGCAGGAACGCAGCCAGCACAAGAACCGCGCCACGGCTATGAACATGCTCAAGGCTAGGCTCTATGAAATGGAGCTGCAAAAGCGCGAAGAAGCGGCGAATGCTCAGGCGGCGAGCAAGACCGAGATTGGCTGGGGGCACCAGATTCGCTCTTATGTGCTGCAACCTTACCAGATGGTCAAGGATCTGCGGACGGGCGTCGAAAGCGGCCAGCCTTCGGTCGTTCTGGACGGTGATCTCGATGACTTCATGGAGGCCGCGCTGGCCCAGCGCGTCGGTGTTGCCACCGATGTTGCTGCCGAAGACTAG
- a CDS encoding M23 family metallopeptidase, producing MRQSANLGAGSDRPARRGIHPALFYAMFALLLGGNALQGTALLMAPDIARLLSGQNEMIVTAYEDRLAQMRVEIDRLHSRNYAQAGDINLQLQELSAQQEVLLEQHQLVKALVTKADQLGLAAVGDFDGQAPDLVTTASGNPDMAATSASVAQMMDETQQAMSGIASAATERTAGIVDELSKLGIDVDLPEPGLDGVGGPLLAVEAGAAAASPMINDANAVMEALLQYKAARDSLQLAPVHMPITGNFRQSSGYGNRKDPFTGGRAFHSGLDFAAPTGTSVLSAADGMVTFVGERSGYGKVVEVTHGNGLITRYAHLSGYLSHNGQQVQTGTPIAKVGSTGRSTGPHLHFEVHRGDRTLDPKPFLDTGKRILALLN from the coding sequence TTGCGTCAGTCCGCCAATTTGGGAGCCGGTAGTGACAGGCCTGCAAGGCGCGGCATCCACCCCGCTCTTTTCTATGCCATGTTCGCCCTGTTGCTGGGCGGCAATGCACTGCAGGGCACGGCGCTTCTAATGGCACCGGACATTGCTCGGCTCCTGAGCGGCCAGAACGAAATGATCGTCACGGCCTATGAAGATCGCCTGGCGCAGATGCGCGTCGAGATCGACCGCCTGCATTCGCGCAATTACGCTCAGGCCGGCGACATCAATCTGCAATTGCAGGAACTTTCTGCGCAGCAGGAAGTGCTGCTGGAGCAGCATCAACTGGTCAAGGCGCTGGTGACCAAAGCGGACCAGCTGGGTCTGGCCGCCGTCGGCGATTTTGATGGCCAAGCGCCTGACCTGGTAACTACAGCCTCGGGCAATCCCGATATGGCAGCCACATCTGCCTCAGTGGCGCAAATGATGGACGAGACACAACAGGCCATGAGCGGCATTGCCAGCGCCGCCACAGAGCGCACCGCCGGCATCGTGGATGAATTATCCAAGCTTGGTATTGATGTGGACCTGCCCGAACCCGGCCTAGATGGGGTCGGCGGCCCCTTACTTGCGGTGGAAGCGGGCGCGGCGGCGGCCTCCCCAATGATCAACGACGCCAACGCGGTCATGGAAGCTTTGCTTCAATACAAGGCGGCGCGCGACAGCCTGCAGCTGGCGCCAGTGCATATGCCAATTACCGGCAATTTTCGCCAAAGCTCAGGCTATGGCAATCGCAAGGACCCTTTTACCGGCGGACGCGCATTTCACTCGGGCCTCGACTTTGCCGCTCCCACTGGCACCTCGGTGCTGAGCGCTGCAGATGGTATGGTGACCTTTGTCGGCGAGCGGTCCGGCTATGGCAAGGTCGTGGAAGTCACCCATGGCAATGGGCTTATCACGCGTTACGCTCATCTGAGCGGTTATCTGTCTCACAACGGACAGCAGGTGCAGACGGGCACCCCTATTGCCAAAGTCGGCTCCACAGGCCGCTCAACCGGCCCTCACCTGCATTTCGAGGTGCATCGGGGCGACCGAACGCTCGACCCCAAACCGTTCCTCGATACGGGCAAGCGTATTCTGGCATTGCTGAACTAG
- a CDS encoding peroxiredoxin, with product MTHLKIGDPIPSFSLACDSGEIITADMLRGRPAVVFFYPQDDSGGCVDENVEFSALSEAFAERGARLIGVSPDDIASHGKFRAKYDLKPLLGADPERHTIEAFGLWQLKKLYGREFMGLVRTSFVIDKDGKIARIIRATRIKGHAAKMLAALDEVLAAAQ from the coding sequence ATGACACATCTCAAAATCGGTGATCCGATCCCTTCCTTTTCTCTTGCCTGCGACAGCGGGGAAATCATCACGGCGGACATGCTGCGCGGACGACCCGCGGTTGTGTTTTTCTATCCGCAGGACGATTCGGGCGGCTGCGTCGACGAGAATGTCGAATTTTCCGCATTGTCGGAGGCGTTTGCCGAGCGCGGGGCGCGGCTGATCGGCGTCTCTCCCGACGACATAGCCAGCCACGGGAAGTTTCGCGCCAAATATGATCTGAAGCCGTTGCTCGGCGCCGACCCGGAGCGCCATACGATCGAGGCCTTCGGCCTGTGGCAGCTCAAAAAGCTTTACGGGCGCGAGTTCATGGGGCTGGTGCGCACCAGTTTCGTCATCGACAAGGACGGCAAAATTGCCCGGATCATCCGAGCGACGCGGATAAAAGGACATGCTGCCAAAATGCTCGCAGCGCTCGACGAGGTACTGGCCGCGGCCCAATAA